In Acanthopagrus latus isolate v.2019 chromosome 6, fAcaLat1.1, whole genome shotgun sequence, the genomic window CCAATACAAGTTAACCCTGAGCACAACAGAGTTACTTGAAGTGGTGTGTCTTACCTGGGCAGTTTGCACTGCCTCCTCATGTATGGACTGCTGCTCATCCAGTGTAGGCAGGCCATCACATGAAGGCAATAGGAGCTGCGTAGGTGCTCCACTCACCTCAGCACTCTGAAGAATACAATAAATGACAGCAGACATCAACCCTAAAATCTATGATGTCATTGCagattattatttataaaagtCTTCCTGATGATTCTTCCTCTTTTGGGTCATCTCTAGACACCAAGAACCGCTCCAAATCGTCCTCCATGGTTGCAACTGACATGGATGTATTATGCTCCCACAGATGTGTATGCTCCATGCTCCTCCATCGTTGTGTGTCTGTTACGTAGTTTTACTTCCGGTTCACTGACATAGGAAAAAACTTTGCGAGATCTCGCAAAAGGTATTGCGAGATCTCGCAAAAGGTATTGCGAGATTTcgcaaaaggttttttttcccctccatgtcCCTTTAGGGGCTCTGTACCCTAAGCCCTGGTCGtaacatgtgaaaaaataaataaataaataaataaataaataaaattttttaaaaagcagcgcTAAACAACTAGTGCATTCTTAATActaaagcaacattgtgtaatGAATCTTGTTTGTCAACCTTTTGACTAGGTATAGATACACGGCCCAGTTTGCATGTACTGGTCAGATGTAGACAATTAGGACAGCCTATAGATAGAGGTTTTATTGGTGTATGTACCACCACAAATTTTTAGACTGACCATCATAATTTTGGAAAATGATCATCAATATTATCTAGAGTTCTTCAGTCCATATCTGCATTTTTACCTCTCAAGATATTAGTGTTTACAgttgaatggatggatggatggatggatgttacTTTACTGTTCTCACTCATTGAATAACTGAACAAATGATtgtttacatactgtatatttgagGCCTTATCATTCTCCTGTAAAGAtaattgtttcttttcctcagtACATATAATCAAGTGCAGTCTTATTGTGCCTTTTTGGctatttaaagatatttttcactttttctacACAAGATTTCAACTGAAGCAGAGGGTCACCATGCTGCTGTGGCATCAGACAGCCTCACAGATGTTGAACAGGTTAGATGGCTAAATTCCCAGTGACTGTCGATATTGACATCAGATCTTTTCAGTAGCAGAGCAGTTTTGAGcggtgtttttcagtgtttatccTTCTGGGACCGGAGGCAAAAAggtgtcttttttaaatttgtatttttttattttacagcatgtCCACTGTAGTGGACCACAGGACCATTTTAGTGTGAAAAAACAGCCAACAAAACAGTCTGCGGTGCCCTCAGGTATTCAGGGAGACTGTTCCATAGACGAGGGGTGGCAGAACAGAATGCCCGGTCCCCTAAGGTGCGGAATTTAGTCCTGGGGGGGTGGAGACGGTGAGAGTTGGTCGAGCAGAGGGGTCGAGGTGAGGTTTGTGGAGTTAGCAGTTCTTTAAGATAGGAGGGGGCTTTGCCATGGATGCACtggtgagtgaggagggagacaTTGTAATCAATACTGGCGGAGATGGGAAGCCAATGAAGTGAATGGAGGATAGGTGTGACATGTTCATACTTTCGCACTCTCATCAGGATCCTAACAGCACTGTTTTGTACATACTTGAGCCTTTGAATGCTCTTGCTGGGGGTTCCAATCAGTAGTGCATTGCAGTAATCCAGCCTGGAGGAGACAAAGGCATGAATGAGCTTTTCGGCATCAGGAAAGGAGAGTGAGTGGGTCTGAGTTTGGCAATATTTCCGAGGTGATGGATAACAGTGAAATGAGACTCCAAAGCAACTGATGATCTGGCCAAGGGGGAGCATGTAGAGTGTGAAGAGGGTGGGGCCAATGACTGACTCTTGAGGGACCCCacatgtgacagtgtgtgtcccTGATCTTGCACCTCCAATGGAGACGTAGTCTGTCCTGTTGGTGAGATATGCGTGGAACTAGTTGAGAGCGTTATCAGTGTTATCCCACTTTTTCcattactgctgtgtgttttaagtgtATGAAGGTAACAGACAGTAAATGTTGCATTTCAGCAGCAATGTTTTGAATTTCATAGTGTAATCTTGaatttactgtttttgtcaagTGAATTGTAAACATGACGTGGTTTCCTCAGTAGTTTCAAGCTTGGAAAATTGTTCTGTGTGCAATAGACCCTGTTCTGCCTTGAAATGGATTAGTGTGAAATGTAAAGGTGAGTATATTGTCTTGATGAGCAAGTTATTTATGTATCTTCGGTTTTCAATGGACTCATCATTACTGTCACAATTTTTCTGCCTGAATGGATTGTTGAATGAAGGTGCAAAATTATTTTGGTGTAAATTTCTGCAGAAATggtacatttttacatgtatcAATTGAGACAAAGATTCATAAATTCCATTAATTCTTAATTTACCTGACATTATTTAATTGTACTATTGTAATCCTGcaatggaattttttttttttttttaactcacgtcacacatagacacacaaagGCCTCCAGAGTCTACAACCCAGCTGGCCAAAATATCAAAACTTCTTCTAGCTATGGAAAAAGGATCCCTTTCAAATGTTCAGGGCAAATCCCTTTAAGAGTTTGAAATTGAGGCTATTATTATTAAAAGTTTagattatattgtttttaatattttatagcTTAATGTTAAATTGAGGATAGCACACATTGGATTACACATATTGTTTAACATTTAGCAAGATATACCTTGCTCATAGATCATGACTTGTCCATTAAGCTTACTATTTCccatttattattatcatcaattACAGCTGAAACTCACTTGTAATGCccagagaaggaaaagaaggaaagaagaggaagacgtgaagaagatacaggtacagtaacgtcaatgtgatgaagtgtcAGGTTTGAACAGAAAgtgaggactcagatgcaggaaGGCAGGTGTAATGACAGGCTTTATTTTCTGATATCTTTTCTCTGAGGACAGAGCAATAAATCAGTAGGCTATGAAATGCTAGAGaacagaggacaaacacaacacaagaaaaGAACCAAGGGCactcctgcaggaggaagaaaaatgcTACACTGAACTGAAATCTCTTAAAGctataaaaatgaatcaaacacaaaatcactctcAAATGAGGGAAGCACTCAGGCTATGAAATTATCTAAACTACAATATCCGACAAAACTTATCTTAACAAAAAATTGCTCCGTGAGGAGGACAAGCAAAAGGCTATAAAACTTAACTATCTCAACAAACAAAGTACTCACCAAAAACGGTACACCTCAAAATCACTCTACTTCAGAGGATAAcaatatacaaaaaataaatctgacaaaaCTTAATTCAAGACAAGGTAGGGGTCGAGGCTGCGGAAAGGGCTTGAAGTACACAACGAGGACGAATGAAATACTCCATTGAcaaagacaggggaagacagagactatatacacatgggggaggggagcacaggtggaaacaatcaggaatcagggatgacaTCAGACAGGTGACACACAAGGAAgagcaagtgacctgaaacgaaaggagagttacttttcaaaataaaacaggaaactgacaaGACAAAACCCAAGACAAGACATCCCTCATGGCCGTGTGACATGAAGTGAATTAAATTAATAGTTAATTAATTATGTtgagtgttagcttgctagcttacttcAGATGATAGCAGCATtgttaataatcaataaatagctgagTTGACGTAAGTgaatgttactccaccttaattcatcagggacatttggaaagttaacgttagacctgttcaggtgttttttttttacctgctaGCTGGGTTTTCCTGCATGTATGTCAGTTagaatgtttttagttttcccctttataAGTAATAGGGTAGTTGTAAGCCTTTACTTTGTCACAGTTTATATTTGTTAAAGTTCACATCAGTGTCAAAGTGCAGTTAGTGTTTCCCTGTTAATACTCCAAACCTTAGCTTtcccatatgttttttttattaaaatgtaatgcagTGGTCACATACACTTCTCTGTtgtcttcagatgcacttttaaatatttcaccacCACCCCAGCGACACAGCATCAGGTTCTCCTCTCCCTCTaactcagcacagcagagtgacacagcatcaggactgaAGGCTGCACCAATAGACcctgctgactggccatctcttctaactgactaTGTAAGATTAGAGTTAGTTCACAGAGaaccatttcaaataaaaaactgtgacacatttcccaaaacaaagatgggagagtgtcagcATGGCTTTTGTAACAGAGGCTTAGTCAATGcttaaaaaatcaaaagaagctggctgatgtactcaacAGAAAtatagcttgcactgcttctacttctaaatgttttctccaaatgAATACAGACTTAATtaggaaggactaaaggactaGAAAAAAGCAAGCCACTTGCTGGAAGGTTCATGAGGACAGCCaggagcacaatacccacatggaAGGAGTCGGAGGTCGTTTTGCAAAgtggctgacaatagataagaGGGAGATGGCACTCTGAGACTGGGAGATAATAATGTTTGCccaatgccttatttatattgtatttttatcacttgtgtctttcttcagtttttatttggtgtgatatttttgacttaataTAAACATACATCAAGCAGaggtccttacttgtccagcagaaaagtctTTAAAAAGCTCCCTCCACTTCTGAAATGACGCTCTGATATTTATCCCAGTTTTCTCCTTGGCTCGGTTCTATTTACACTGCTTTTCCTCATCACTCTTCTTATTTCTCTTTGACAAGGGCAATGATGGGGCTTTCTTCTGCTCTATTGGGGAGGGGCGCTGTCCAGTACACGCTGCTTGAGGGAAGGGAGCTGCCAGCAGCATATGTACACGAATGACACTTgtcagacactccccttggctctgaaTGATTGTATTGAGCCAGGAGCAGCGGttattcttgcaaatcaaattacagccaccgggtggagccacagacagcattttttttatacagctgacctgtatcttattctactgtcagatcatgatgacaattttagcaaatacaacaaaaaaaatgttacagactacagctttaagcTGAAACTTGACCTGACCTTGACCACGGGTCATCAGTAAGCACCTATTGTGTCATAAAATtgcagctctctacttctccaaactgaggctgcactgatcggtgattatggtagggaacagatcgactatagatatgtactttatatgatcCCACTTCGAAAAACccgaactattcctttaaggtTTTTTGTGGTCAGCCTGCGGAGACCACAGAATTGttaaactgttcctttaacgtTATTACGCTTGCACAGAACACCGTATGGCTTTCAGGGAATTGAAGTTTTATTTGATGGTATAGCCCTTTGAAACCGAGGTCGAAAactcattacccacaattccacctgtttcacttcctgttagaTTACACGTAGCGTCACTGCTGTGTTGTAGAGCTAGAGTCAGAGAAGGTAGCAATAAACGAAGACTTTacagactttatttattcacatatgATTATTATTCAGTCGGGTTAATAGACTTATTTATCTTCTTTTATTATAATGAATCCACGTGGTGTGTCGCGTCGTTTGGCCTCATATGGTGGCTAAGCTATGTTATCAAGCTAATATTGACAAGAATCGTTAGCAAGTAACGTTAcgtgttttgtttaatttttttccacaatgtaCACTTTATTATCTGGGCTGTATAAATACGTGTTTCAGAAGGACGAATACTGCGTTTTGATCTTGGGACTGGACAACGCTGGGAAAACGGTAAATTGAGTTAAAGTTATCTCAACTGCGTTGACTAGTTTCACATTGTTGTCCTGTGGATGGTTTTCTGTGCTGCCGTCAGAGTCTGCTGTTCGTCTGTGGCAGCAGTTGTTACGTCCTATAATTTAGGTCAAATGAGCTTTCATTAACACCAACAAGTAAAGCGGCTATTCTATCTATTTGTTATAGATGAGAGACGTACAGTAAAACGTTCTGTAAAGTTAACTGCAATGCATTCTCACATTTTACTTACcaattaaattatattaagtAACACATCGTGTTAGTTTAAAATGGAAGGTCAAAACATCCAAAtctgtaaaatgaaaagttCAGGTCGTTCCCAGTTAGAGACTGGTAACCATTAATTACAACATCCAGTATGTAAAGACATTTTACTGCctttgaacaaacaaaaaaatcctaatTGATCATTAATAAAAACCTTTCTGCAGTCTGTAAGCACTGCCGAAATCTGTTCTGCTGATTAAAGAACTTTGTTCACCCTCATGCCAGTTATTTGGAGCATCATCCACATGGTCCGATTTTAATCTCAAAAATTTGTTTTATGAATGTAGTGAAgtattttatttagttatgCTGAATTTTGTTCCCATTTCTGAGTGAAACTTTATCAATCCAGAGGGAGTTGTTACTGATTTTCTGAAGTGTCACCTActgtttgtgtatgtctgtTAGCCTTTGACATATTATGCTTATCATTGtataaaagacaaatgtgtcTAGTTTGACTTGTCTGTTGATTTCACTTTTGTCCCTTTGCAGACCTTTCTTGAACAGACCAAGACAAAGTTCAGTAAGAATTATAAGGGAATGAATTTATCAAAGATCACAACTACAGTTGGACTAAACAGTAAGTGGATGCCTCTGTATGTCTTCGGTGTTTGTTAAGATGAGTGATGGGCTTTTTACTCCAAACGGTGACTATCGTGGCTGGATCACAAAAGTTTCCGTTACACTAATAAAGCTGATCATCGACTCCTTTGCCCTACAATCAAAGTATTAGGGtttaatttaaatctaaataagAGTCAACAATGACTACCAGTGGCCAAGGTCAGACACACTGGCTCACTGCAATAACTAATTGTAATGTGCTACACTAATCATGAGAaggaaacattattttattgtgtagCCTCTTACTGAAAGACAAACTCAAGTCAGGTCTTTTTCATGCTTCAGTCCCCATTCTGTAATTTGAACTTTTATTACGGATTTCTCACTTTCCCTCACAGTTGGTACGATCGATGTGGGCAAGGCTCGTCTAATGTTCTGGGATCTGGGAGGTCAGGAGGAGCTCCAGTCTCTGTGGGACAAAGTGAGTTATGAATTAAACATGACAGTTTGTCATGTTGGTGACATGTGGTCAGCCAGCTGTGATGCTGTTGGATATATCAGCCCAGGAGTCTGCTCtgatgtgctgtttgtgttcatcaTGTGTCTATTTAGTACTATGCTGAATCCCATGGCATCATCTATGTGATAGATTCAACTGATGAAGAGCGCCTGTCAGAATCAAAGGAGGCTTTTGGTGAGCAACACACTCTGTAACCCTGTAAAACACCATATAAAGGATAGGTTCACAGTTTTTCCAAGTATGTTGTCCATTTCAATAAAGTCTCACagaccaaaaacacaagaacaagacagtagtaataataatgagaagatgtgtgtatgtgcatacaTATCCTTACACTGTTTCCAAACTACATTCAAGCATCTGCTGCAGCAACATTGGATGATTGCTGTCCATACTGAATACTTCAAATATAAATTCTGTTACATTATGTGAACAAACTATGTTTCTATCA contains:
- the arfrp1 gene encoding ADP-ribosylation factor-related protein 1, encoding MYTLLSGLYKYVFQKDEYCVLILGLDNAGKTTFLEQTKTKFSKNYKGMNLSKITTTVGLNIGTIDVGKARLMFWDLGGQEELQSLWDKYYAESHGIIYVIDSTDEERLSESKEAFEKMISSDVLEGVPLLVLANKQDVPNCLSVPDIKTAFSDSAPKIGKRDCLVQPCTALTGDGVNEGIEWMVKCVVRNIHRPPRQKDIT